In the Apodemus sylvaticus chromosome 3, mApoSyl1.1, whole genome shotgun sequence genome, atctccacatatatacacacattcacatacatgcatgtacacacatacacacacacatacacacacacacacaaaataaaatgtaatttaagaaaCTATCTTCCTATGCCAACAACGATACATTCAGGCTTTACTATCCTGTTGCAGTCCTATATACAGGTACAATTATTAAACCTTAGTTATAAACAACAGCAcctatctataatcccagcatttggcaaATGAAGGCAGAATAAGGAGTATGAGGAAATTCCCATGTACATAGTAAGTTTAACACCAATCTGATACTAAGACCCTGTTTTCAATCTTTcatacccactcccacccctctaAAAAGAGATTAAATGTGAGGAGGCGTGGAATGGAACAGGGTACCTACTGCAATAATCTATGGGAAAACTGGTAACCAGTGCAACAACAGTAGGTGGAAGGGTCCAGAAACTTGGAAAAAGCAGATGGTGGTTATGCAAGGACTCAAGAATACAAGATGTCATTTCTTaagacagggggaaaaaaaaatcataggataaataaagttttattcttaTGTCATTTCTAAATCCTCAAAAGGAAATATAAGAAGGTAGTTGAATACATTAGTCTTTAATTAAAGATGAAatacagccaggtggtggtggcatacacctgtaatcccagcactctgtgaggcagaggcagacggatttctgagttcgaggccagcctggtctacagagtaagttccaggatagccagggctacacagagaaaccctgtctcgaaaaaaaccaaatccaaacaaaacaaaacaaaacaaacaaacaaacaaaaaagatatggTAGAATCCAATGTTCAATCTTGGAATGAGCTTTGCTAGGAGACAGTTTATTACTATTTCAATTTTGAGGATTATTCTGGATCTATGTTATTTAATTTGGTAAGTCATATGTGTCTAGgaattcattcatttcctctacaacattttccagttttttttttttgaaacatagCTTTAAACAGCACTCCCCAGAGCCTCTCTTTTTCAGCCGACTCTGTAGTGACCCCCCTTTCatcttgttttattaattttgtgcttctctctcttcccacagTAGCATGGCTGGGGATTTCTCAGCATCTATCTTTCTCTCAGCGAGTCAACTCTGATGACATATACTGtttttttagtttctatttcattacGTTTTTGCTTTGatctttattatttaatgtttACTACTTTAAGGTTTGAATTTTTCTCAAACCATGAAGCCTATCATTAGGTTATTTGAGGTATTTCTggatatttgcttttttaaagactgatttattttatttacgtgagtacactgtagctgtcttcagacacaccagaagaaggcatcagatctcattacagatggttgtgagccaccatgtgcttgctgggaattgaactcaggacctctggaagagtagtcagtgctcttaaccgctgagccatctctccaacctgtttttgttttttaaagattctcattatgtagccctggctggcctacagCATGTTATATAGATCAAGCAgaccttaaattcacagagatgtcTCAACTCTAAcccccaaattctgggattaaggTACCTggcctttaaattttttaaaaaaaattttttttaacaaatgaaaaGGATTTTTAGGGGGgtggagggctagagagatagctcagcggttaagaggactgactgctcttctgaaggtcctgagttcaaatcccagcaaccatccgtaatgagataagacgccctcttctggagtgtctgaagatagctacagtgtacttacatataataaataaataaataaatctttaaaaaagaaaaagtaaaaggatTTTTCCAGTCATAgtaaaatacatatgtacatatttataaagAAGGCATAAGGTATTTTCAAAATTACATGATTTTATCCACTTTAAATGAGATTCATGAGCCCAGAGAATAAAAATCAGTTTTGTAAAAAATAGTGTTTCAAATAGTGTACATTTTCGTTTTTGTGTTTTGGTTGAAAGAGTCttcatatgtagcccaggctaaccttgagcactaacaatcttcctgtctcagctgtAGGAGCCTTGGGTATTCATTACAACATGAATACATTTCAGGCACATTGTTTCAAGAGATGGCTGCTAGCTGACTACAGGTACCTTAATAAAGACCATGGCATCTTGATGGTTTTTTCATACATGTGCTTTTAGCAACAGTTGAATCCCTCTTTGGGGTAAAATAAGCTTAGGTTTGTAAGAACTCGGGCTATACTCTGGCTACTTTTAAGAATTTCTTAGTGTGGGTCTTGGGGCACTTCATCTCACACCAGCTGATGGGAACCATCTGGACACCTGACTCACTGTGGGCCACCACAACTCCTAACTCATTCTCACAAGTAGTCAGCAGGTAATTGGACTGTGCATCACCTATGGAGATAACTTTGGCCAAAACTATGTTACCTGTCCGAAAGCTCTTGTAAATGTCTACCTTATCTTTTTCAGTTGCCCAGATATCTTCCTTGCGGATGGTTCCTCGGAAAGCACCATCCCTCccccaacagggtttctctgtgtagccctggctgtcctggaactcactctgtagaccaggctggccttgaactcagaaatctgcctgcctctgccttccaagtgctaggattaaagatgtgtgccactacaAGCAGCGTGGATCCCACGTACAGGATGTGTACTTTGGCAAAACTTGAGTTGATGCTAGAGACCTTACAGGGGACAACAGCTCCCACATCTGGAAGTAACTGGGACTCTGTTTCTCTCATTACTGACACCACAGGAAGTGTGCCATTCTCGCTGGTCTTCGTcaggcagccagccagccagtgtaGCTGTGCCTAGTGTAGgtgctgctgctggggctgccTTCCTCCAAGTTACACAGACATTTGCCTCACTGCTGGTGCCATGCTTGCCACTATCCACAACCCgaatctaaaatttatttttaattatgtattttacTATGTCTGTGTAgggtatatatgcataaatacgATTGTCCTTGGAGGTTAGAAAGGGGTACTGGACTCCCATGAAGCTGTGATTATGAACTGTGCATGTAGAtggtaggaattgaacttgggtaaATATGCAAAAACAGTGCTCTGCAAgaacaatgtgtactttgaactgctgagccatctctctagctctctctttttttaacgTAAGCTACTTTAAAGATGCATTGGTgcagctgggcggtagtggtgcatgcctgtaatcccagcactcttgggaggcaagggcaggcagatttatgagttcgaggccagcctggtctacagagtgagtcctaggacagccagggctatacagagaaaccctatctcagaaaaaaacaaaacaaaaaaacaaaaaaacaaaacaaaaaaaaaaaagcattggtgTGGTTTCTAGCATTTATCTTGCTATTGGCTTCTAGTTTTATTGTACTTTGATCTGAAAAGATAAATTTAGATTCTTTCGTATAAACAAGcatttgttttgtgtctgaaaatgtaaaattaatgtaaatgtaaatttaaaGAAAGTCCCATGTGATGCTAAGAATACGTATTCTGCTTCTATTGGATGAAATATTCTACAGATATCTACAAAGACCTCTTGAACTGTAATATAGTTTAACTGTTTAATATACTAAAACAACATTGAGAATTGTGTTGTCTTTCAAATAACATCTCAGTTTTCTACCAATATTATGTCcctaaataaatttaaagctgagctggtgagatggttcagtgggtaagagcactgactgctctcctgaaggtcctgagttcaaatctcagcaagcacatggtgattcacaaccatccgtaatgtgacacccttcttctggtgtgtctaaagacaggtacagtatacttacatatgataataaataaatctttgggctggagcaagcagggacTGAACGAGCAAAGTTAACCAGAGTGAGTGGGGCCTACTGAAGCAAGCAGGGCTGACCAGAGCAATCCCCAACAACCacccaacaaccacatgaaggcttacaaccatctgtatagctacagtgccctcatatacataaaataaacaatattttaaaagattaaatcaATTTAAAGCTTTAGTTTCACCatttccttacacacacacacacacacacacacacacacacacacacaattgtgtgttatgtttattattattattttttttttttggcttttaaaaaacatttatttccagccaggcagtggtggcttaatcccagcactcgggaggcagaggcagactgatctGTGTGAtctctacagagaaagttccaggacagccagtgctatgtggaaaaaacatatcttgaaaaatcaaaagtaCTTATTTCCTCAATTGTATGTTTACAGGTTGTTTGCCTATGTGTACTTATGTGTGCTGTGCATATGCATCGTGCCCATAGATTCCAgaaggtgctggaaaccaaactgaaCTCCTCTGAGAAATATCAAGTactcttaacatctgagccatctcttaagcCCCAAGTTTGTTTTCGTTGAGACAGTTTACTCATCCTCTAGCTCCAATTGGCCTGCAGGGGACCTATATAACTTACAGTCCTCCAGCTTCAGCATCCCAAATAGTGACCTAGCAGTTATACCTATTTCTGAACTGAAAAGAATTCAAtttgcaaaaacaaagaaataaaaggagctAAGCAACGTCTCAATGGTTAAGTGCATTTGCTACTCTTCCAAAAGGCCAGAGTTGAGTTCTTAGCACCTAAGTCAGGTGGCTCACACTGTCTGTAAATACAGCTGCAGGGAATTTAAGTATATGGCCTCTCTGGGAACCTATATTCACAATGCATAtaccacatatgcatacattaagtagagacaggtggatctctatgagtttgaggccagcctagtatgTACAGTGACTTCCCAGACATCCAGGACTAGTAGAAATAACTAGTCTCAAAAGTAAcgagtagtagtagtaataataatgatgatgatgataatgatgatgatggggctggagagatggctcagcggttaagatcaccaactgctcttccagaggtcctgaattcaaatcccagaaaccacatgatggctaacaaccatccataataagatcttctggtgtgtctgaagacagctacagtgtacttacatataacaataaatgaatcttataataataataataataataataataataataataaatatacttttaaagaaaCAGACTATGACTAGAATAACAATTAcggaatagaaataaaaattaagctaCTAAGAAGCCTTtttgttgctttctttgtttttttgagacagagtttctctgtgtaaccttggctatcTTAGAATTCGCTCTGtaaaccagtctggccttgaactcatagagatctgccttccaagtgctaggattaaaagtgtgcaccaccactgctcagtcTACTatgaagtattttaaaaagtattattatttGACAAtgtccagccaggcagtggtggcacacgcctttaatcccagcacttgggaggcagaggcaggcagatttctgagttcgaggccagcctggtctacagagttctcggacagcctgggatacacagagaaaccctgtcttgaaacatcccccccaaaacaaacaaacaaacaaacaaattaaaaaaaaaaaaaacaatgtccaAAGATAAAACATTTAGCTCCACTCTTTAAATTACAGAGGTGAGTAGGGAGAGTGCACTGGAGTTTAGGTGCCCAGGGAGACTAGAGGAATTGGGTATTTTAATTAGAGAACATCTCTCTGGTCTCTACAGGAAATAAAGACTCAAGATGTTCTAAATAGTCTCAGTACTCAGGAAGTTAACAACTCAAGAGCTTCATCAAGTCCCTGAAACACATCAGATATACTAGACCCCTACCTCTCTAACTCACAATAAGCATAAGAACTACTCTCAGACTGAAGACAGACATCGAGCTGTCTAAAAGAGACACATCAGCCCAGTTAcctagaagaaacagaaaccagtcaagctgcctggaaaaaaaaaccaaaaaaacaaaaagcactcACTACCTACTGAGCTGCTTGCTTACAAGCATTGGGGGGAGCTCCAGGGTGCTACCTTTTAGGTGTCACCCAGGCTGGAGGTAGGATATTGATAATACAGCTTCtgcttaagaaaagaaagaagggggagcggtgaaaggagggaggaaacaagggagggagaaaggaaggaacaaaataagacagaggggagaggaaggggaaaaggagggggagggagagagggagggttggactggatggacggatggatggatggatggatgggataatTCATTCTCTAAGTTAAGACTTTGGTAGTATCCATATGCAGACTATCACCAGTTGTCTCTCTAGGGTGAGTGGTCATTTATTCACTAGTGGTATATAAGTATTAACCATTATCAATTTCTGTAGTTGTTGACACAGTATCAATATTTAATAGATGTGCCCTATCAATATAGctcaattttttcctttcttttcttttttctgtttcaccagacagggtctctgaatagccctggctgtcctggaattcattttgCAGACCaccctggcctcagactcacaaatatctgcctacctctgcctccaaagtgctgggattaaaggagtgtgccactatGTCCCCCTAGCATAGCTCAATTTTAAGAACAGATACTATTAAGAACCATTTTCTAAGGTTAAATATGCAGCTTaatgataaagtgcttgcctggcaaATGTGAGGCTTGAATTTGATCTTCTTCactataaaaaaatgaatttaattttttaatggggtAAAGACACTGATGTGGCACGACAGGTAAAAACACttgaagaggggctggagagaaggcatagtggttaagagcagtcagtgctcttccagaggccctaagttcaaatcccaactcacaaccatctgaaatgagatctgacaccttcttctggtgtgtctgaagtgtactacatataataaataaatctaaaaggaaggaaggaaggaaggaaggaaggaaggaaggaaggggaagggggaagggaagggagaaaggggagggggaggggagggtatgtggaggggaagggagggagagggggagtggaaaggggaaaggggaaaaggaaggggaggggaaaggggaaaggggagaggagggaaaaggggaggggagggaaaaggggaggggagaggaaaggggaggggaagaggagaggaaaggggaggggggaagggagaggaaaggggagcagagaagaaaggggagaggagaggaaaggggagggggagggaagggaagaaaaaacaCTTGAAGAATAATATGCCTAACAACCTAacttcaatccctggaacccacaacAGAAGGAGAAGCGGAGAATCAGCTCAGACCTCACACATGTGCAGGGTAGCATGTGTGCACCTGCTTTCCCTCATGTGCAggtcctcccttcttccctcactCCAACACAAGTAAAATCATTTATAACTttctaaatgaaaagaaacaatacCTATTAATTGAAttggcttgtttgcttgtttttaagtaAATGTAGAACTTTGCTTAAGGTCCATTATTGTGTATTCTTCAGATTCTTACATTACTGTGACTGGatattttcattcataaaatGCCAAAACTAAGCAAGGTGCAGTAGTTCATGCTCCTAAACATGGGAGGTAAAGACAGGATGGACATTTCAGGAATAGCCTCAGCTACAGAGAGAATATGAAATTggtctgggctacaaagtgactATGTTTCAAAAAAGCCAAGCACAAAAGGTAGAATATGCCTATAACTGCAGCACGTGAGAGGTCAGAAGCCCAAGGTCATGTATGACACAGCACAGCAATATGTATCAAAACTTTATCTCAAGAAGGaataaaatacaggaaataaatgATGAAGGATTTAATAGAGACTGAAAATTTAGGTAAACATGCATTCAGACTATCATTTAAAAGCTAAACTGTAGGGCattgactattcttccagagtaTTCTATTTCAaggacctacatggtagctcataaccgtATGTAACTCTCTAGTCCCAGGGAATTACATGCCCTCTTCTGAGTTCCATAGGCACCAAGTACtaatgtggtacacacacatacatgcaggcaaatcattcatacacataaaataataaaatttaaaaattataaaataaataaatcatattatcaagccttagtttattttttttctcctaagtaaaaatacaat is a window encoding:
- the LOC127681294 gene encoding exosome complex component CSL4-like gives rise to the protein MWELLSPVSKEDIWATEKDKVDIYKSFRTGNIVLAKVISIGDAQSNYLLTTCENELGVVVAHSESGVQMVPISWCEMKCPKTHTKKFLKVARV